In the genome of Victivallis lenta, one region contains:
- a CDS encoding YkgJ family cysteine cluster protein, producing the protein MSRFECDLYPEQRFRCLCCSFGCCDRFEIPVSPEEARAIDALHIPGAPSFDDCFRPGIMNAGLVIAKDAQHHCVFADGRLCAIHKHHGFAAKPLACRIFPLNIQSWADGRISAELRFICPSAGSADGKRTGDMLDEIAIYSRQLAGLGGRNDCIYSHANPAPLAAVRSVHGAFRALLHEEEKPLAFRLYAAARILDFHARPDMAGAVRTAGESFRSDLREFVGKAAKELENELASGRCDALIRAEFRNLICAYLRDDDPFDRSAAKRLRRGWRHFRAYSGFGLMSELNAEAPNCSMRGLPEAAHGLSCEPAALDPFRQFFYGKLDSMHFCGSRIHNFDYETGFAHLLLSVPVAFTLASAYALAAGKDVIGREAMQRTIRLLDLTFGRSPFFRMRVARRWIRHLARPGRYAGLLNTLPSLSS; encoded by the coding sequence ATGAGCCGCTTCGAGTGCGATCTGTATCCGGAACAGCGCTTCCGCTGTCTCTGCTGCAGCTTCGGCTGCTGCGACCGTTTTGAAATTCCGGTGAGCCCGGAGGAGGCGCGCGCCATCGACGCGCTCCATATCCCCGGCGCGCCGTCTTTCGACGACTGCTTCCGGCCCGGCATCATGAATGCCGGGCTGGTAATCGCCAAGGATGCACAGCACCACTGCGTCTTCGCCGACGGGCGGCTCTGCGCGATCCACAAGCATCACGGCTTCGCGGCCAAACCGCTGGCGTGCCGGATTTTTCCGCTCAATATCCAGTCGTGGGCGGACGGGCGCATATCGGCCGAGCTGCGCTTCATCTGTCCGTCAGCCGGTTCCGCCGACGGAAAACGCACCGGCGACATGCTCGATGAAATCGCGATCTATTCGCGGCAGCTCGCCGGACTCGGCGGCAGAAACGACTGCATCTACTCGCACGCGAACCCGGCCCCCCTCGCCGCGGTCCGCAGCGTTCACGGCGCCTTCCGCGCCCTGCTGCACGAGGAAGAGAAGCCGCTCGCCTTCCGGCTCTACGCCGCGGCGCGCATCCTCGACTTCCATGCCCGTCCCGACATGGCCGGGGCGGTCCGGACCGCCGGTGAAAGCTTCCGCAGCGACCTGCGGGAGTTCGTCGGGAAAGCGGCGAAGGAACTCGAAAATGAGCTCGCCTCCGGGCGGTGCGATGCGCTGATCCGCGCCGAATTCCGCAACCTGATCTGCGCCTACCTGCGCGACGACGATCCGTTCGACCGCTCCGCCGCCAAACGGCTCCGCCGCGGCTGGCGCCATTTCCGCGCCTACTCCGGTTTCGGCCTCATGTCGGAGCTGAACGCCGAAGCGCCGAATTGTTCCATGCGCGGACTGCCGGAGGCGGCGCACGGACTCTCCTGCGAGCCGGCCGCGCTCGACCCCTTCCGCCAGTTTTTCTATGGGAAACTCGATTCGATGCATTTCTGCGGCAGCCGCATCCACAACTTCGACTACGAAACCGGGTTCGCCCATCTGCTGCTGTCGGTTCCCGTCGCCTTCACCCTCGCCTCGGCCTATGCGCTGGCGGCCGGAAAAGACGTCATCGGCCGCGAAGCCATGCAGCGCACCATCCGTCTGCTCGACCTGACCTTCGGCCGGTCGCCCTTCTTCCGCATGCGGGTCGCCCGCCGCTGGATCCGCCATCTCGCCCGGCCCGGCCGCTATGCCGGGCTGCTGAACACACTGCCGTCTCTGTCCTCTTAG
- the mnmE gene encoding tRNA uridine-5-carboxymethylaminomethyl(34) synthesis GTPase MnmE: MNTFDNIAAPATGIGGAVSIIRISGPDALAIGRRVWRGRRELGPESRRELLLGRVGIDSALAVFMPGPASYTGDDVVELHCHGGQSAADQALRSVFAAGCRLAEPGEFTFRAFVNGKLDLAQAEAVNDVISAGSDLALRIAEKQLDGVLSRRLEAAYDELNALRAECESHLDFPDEELAWEPDVPARLEALTAQLRELYDTRDIGGALRDGVSVVLAGRPNAGKSSLLNRLLGYERAIVTPIPGTTRDTVEAQTVICNLPVRITDTAGLRESADPIEQMGVERSRKSIAAASVTFWLLDASGGELEAELAEMERADAVNRIAVWNKIDLVPERALPELPCPAVRISARTGAGLDELREAFAVMVAKSPRPAVPEVAVNARAARLLAEALELLPEATARFREEEYELAAIGIRTAMNRVGEITGKTVEPDILDNIFSRFCIGK; this comes from the coding sequence ATGAACACATTCGACAACATCGCAGCTCCGGCCACCGGAATCGGGGGGGCCGTTTCGATCATCCGCATCTCGGGCCCGGATGCGCTGGCCATCGGCCGCCGGGTCTGGCGCGGCAGGCGCGAGCTCGGGCCCGAAAGCAGGCGCGAACTGCTGCTCGGCCGGGTCGGCATCGACTCCGCCCTCGCCGTTTTCATGCCGGGCCCGGCCAGCTACACCGGCGACGACGTGGTCGAACTCCACTGCCACGGCGGCCAGTCGGCGGCCGACCAGGCGCTGCGGAGCGTCTTCGCGGCGGGCTGCCGTCTTGCGGAGCCGGGGGAATTCACCTTCCGCGCCTTCGTGAACGGCAAGCTCGACCTCGCCCAGGCCGAAGCGGTCAACGACGTGATTTCCGCCGGGAGCGACCTGGCGCTCAGAATTGCCGAAAAACAGCTCGACGGCGTCCTTTCCCGCCGGCTCGAAGCGGCCTACGACGAACTCAACGCGCTCCGGGCCGAATGCGAATCGCACCTCGACTTCCCGGATGAAGAGCTGGCGTGGGAGCCGGATGTTCCCGCACGGCTCGAAGCGCTCACCGCTCAACTCCGCGAACTCTACGACACACGCGACATCGGCGGCGCGTTGCGCGACGGCGTCTCCGTCGTTCTCGCCGGGCGCCCGAATGCCGGCAAGTCGAGCCTGCTGAACCGGCTGCTCGGTTACGAGCGCGCCATCGTGACGCCGATTCCGGGAACCACCCGCGACACGGTCGAAGCGCAGACGGTCATCTGCAATCTGCCGGTGCGCATCACCGACACCGCGGGGCTGCGCGAAAGCGCCGACCCGATCGAGCAGATGGGCGTCGAACGCAGCCGCAAATCGATCGCGGCCGCGTCGGTCACCTTCTGGCTGCTCGATGCGTCGGGCGGCGAACTCGAAGCCGAGCTTGCCGAAATGGAGAGGGCCGATGCGGTGAACCGCATCGCGGTCTGGAACAAAATCGATCTCGTGCCGGAACGCGCGCTGCCGGAGCTCCCCTGCCCCGCCGTGCGGATTTCCGCACGGACCGGAGCCGGACTCGACGAGCTGCGCGAAGCGTTCGCCGTCATGGTCGCGAAGTCGCCTCGTCCGGCCGTCCCCGAAGTCGCCGTCAACGCCCGCGCGGCCCGGCTTCTCGCCGAAGCGCTCGAGCTGCTGCCCGAAGCGACGGCGCGTTTCCGCGAGGAGGAGTACGAGCTCGCCGCCATCGGCATCCGCACGGCGATGAACCGGGTCGGAGAGATCACCGGCAAGACCGTCGAGCCGGACATCCTCGACAATATTTTCAGCCGCTTCTGCATAGGGAAATAA
- a CDS encoding intermembrane phospholipid transport protein YdbH family protein, with protein sequence MEKKPRNLRKIILKSLLWAVCGLALLLIAATAGGIIYWNWYLPDYINDRLLPPVREQLGLDEMELRIRRIGLSGLDLETFTLTGADGRTLAIDSIRADYTPHLPFRTPRALDITNLTLAGGDIRASVKDGRLAISGFELDRVLERVAALSAPAPAPDDEAAREAAVVLEKITLRDIRLHLDLEGRLIVIPVKAVVTSENNEWKNIRADLTLTPRGQRIGALVEYDSVASTVKLTGDAKLQLEALSDLTGVKAGGSAALRYDLSAGFAGGDLNAVGTFDATLELGDRSGLPVVFRCPVELHQNLNLRYRTAARELHAILDGEMAPTAIAFDQEAIRAETGEKVRWKFVLSSTPADGLRFAEAGLSTGRVRFDAHGFTLNAPQLRFERLNDHYTITGSGMTVSNPELKLEAAGINLLIPLLPTEQLPATLNAGSIRMDKRELGALRSSFHIKGSGMRMKGDFENKLIPGARIDFRGEVMPRPGQMPDMLFEMNVPPWSPKSPVKLAEINPAFGDATANGIVSLGGAARLEAGKLTTGVQLLLENGSFQWPELKLDAENIRLDLRFNDLLGMNTPGGQSFRIGRLRCGDLDFGNATILFDIASKEQANIERASVEWCGGTVMVHSIRLNPSNLDRFAVNTELYCENLSLAELVSQLGLSNASGDGALFGKIPVRFSSQRGILIESSYLYSRPGGSNTIKLADPEKIAGGMADAALRQSQLDFALEALRDFTYSWAKLNFTTEKENLVLSLQFDGRPNQPLPFAYDENSGQLRRDPAGKAVFEGIQLNINTRLPLNRLLQLNDKFKQFKKNKPEEKPKAAPAAAPKEAKK encoded by the coding sequence ATGGAAAAGAAACCGCGCAATCTCCGGAAGATCATTCTGAAAAGCCTGCTCTGGGCCGTCTGCGGCCTCGCGCTGCTGCTGATCGCCGCGACCGCAGGCGGAATCATCTACTGGAACTGGTATCTGCCGGACTACATCAATGACCGGCTCCTCCCGCCGGTCCGCGAGCAGCTCGGCCTGGACGAAATGGAGCTCAGGATCCGCCGGATCGGCCTCTCCGGGCTCGATCTTGAGACCTTCACCCTGACCGGCGCGGACGGGCGGACGCTTGCGATCGATTCGATCCGGGCTGACTATACCCCGCACCTGCCCTTCCGCACGCCGCGCGCGCTCGATATCACGAACCTGACGCTGGCGGGCGGCGACATCCGGGCCTCCGTGAAAGACGGCAGACTCGCCATCTCCGGATTCGAGCTTGATCGTGTGCTCGAACGCGTGGCGGCCCTCAGTGCTCCCGCCCCCGCCCCGGACGACGAAGCGGCACGGGAGGCCGCGGTCGTGCTGGAAAAAATCACGCTCCGGGATATCCGCCTCCACCTCGACCTTGAGGGGCGGCTGATCGTCATCCCGGTCAAAGCCGTCGTCACCTCCGAGAACAATGAATGGAAAAACATCCGCGCCGACCTGACGCTGACGCCGCGCGGACAACGGATCGGCGCCCTCGTCGAATACGATTCCGTCGCTTCGACGGTCAAACTCACGGGCGACGCGAAGCTGCAGCTCGAAGCGCTTTCCGACCTGACCGGCGTGAAGGCCGGCGGCAGCGCCGCGCTCCGCTACGACCTCTCGGCCGGCTTTGCGGGCGGCGACCTGAACGCGGTCGGCACGTTCGATGCGACGCTTGAACTCGGGGACCGAAGCGGGCTGCCGGTCGTGTTCCGCTGCCCGGTCGAACTGCACCAGAACCTGAACCTGCGGTACCGGACGGCCGCCCGGGAACTGCACGCCATTCTCGACGGCGAAATGGCGCCGACCGCGATCGCATTCGACCAGGAGGCGATCCGGGCCGAAACCGGGGAAAAGGTCCGCTGGAAATTCGTCCTGTCGAGCACTCCCGCCGACGGGCTCCGTTTTGCGGAGGCCGGCCTCTCGACCGGCCGCGTCCGCTTCGACGCCCACGGCTTCACATTGAATGCGCCGCAGCTCCGCTTCGAACGGCTGAACGACCATTACACGATCACCGGCTCCGGCATGACGGTCTCGAATCCGGAGCTGAAGCTCGAGGCGGCGGGAATCAACCTGCTGATTCCGCTGCTGCCGACTGAGCAGCTGCCCGCCACGCTGAATGCCGGGTCGATCCGCATGGACAAACGCGAGCTCGGCGCTCTGCGCAGCAGCTTCCACATCAAGGGCAGCGGCATGCGGATGAAGGGCGATTTCGAGAACAAGCTCATTCCGGGCGCCCGGATCGACTTCCGGGGGGAAGTCATGCCGCGTCCCGGCCAGATGCCGGACATGCTGTTCGAGATGAACGTGCCGCCCTGGTCGCCGAAGTCGCCGGTCAAACTTGCCGAAATCAATCCGGCCTTCGGGGATGCAACCGCAAACGGCATCGTCTCGCTGGGCGGCGCGGCCCGGCTCGAGGCGGGGAAACTGACCACCGGCGTCCAGCTGCTGCTCGAGAACGGCAGTTTTCAATGGCCGGAATTGAAACTCGACGCCGAAAACATCCGGCTCGACCTGCGCTTCAACGACCTGCTCGGCATGAACACGCCGGGCGGCCAGAGTTTCCGGATCGGCCGCCTCCGCTGCGGCGACCTCGATTTCGGCAATGCGACCATTCTCTTCGATATCGCCTCGAAGGAACAGGCTAATATCGAACGCGCCAGCGTCGAATGGTGCGGCGGGACCGTCATGGTCCACTCGATCCGGCTGAATCCCTCCAACCTCGACCGGTTCGCGGTCAACACCGAGCTTTACTGCGAAAACCTGTCGCTGGCCGAACTCGTGAGCCAGCTCGGACTCAGCAACGCGAGCGGAGACGGCGCGCTTTTCGGGAAAATCCCGGTCCGCTTCAGCTCCCAGCGCGGCATTCTGATCGAATCGAGCTATCTGTACAGCCGTCCCGGCGGCAGCAATACGATCAAACTCGCCGATCCCGAAAAGATCGCGGGGGGCATGGCCGACGCGGCGCTGCGCCAGTCCCAGCTCGATTTTGCGCTTGAGGCGCTCCGCGACTTCACTTACAGCTGGGCGAAACTGAACTTCACGACGGAAAAGGAGAACCTCGTTCTCTCGCTCCAGTTCGACGGGCGGCCGAACCAGCCGCTGCCGTTCGCCTACGACGAAAATTCCGGCCAGCTCCGCCGCGACCCGGCCGGAAAAGCCGTGTTCGAAGGCATTCAGCTCAACATCAACACGCGGCTGCCGCTCAACCGGCTGCTGCAGCTCAACGATAAATTCAAGCAGTTCAAGAAAAACAAACCCGAAGAGAAACCCAAAGCGGCTCCCGCAGCCGCTCCAAAGGAGGCAAAGAAATGA
- a CDS encoding LacI family DNA-binding transcriptional regulator, producing the protein MTIYDIAEELKVSPATVSLALNGDRRVAEKTRLRITEFAARRGFTRNEQARNFRLRRTNNVAIVVHNIDNDFWFGVVRAVENGLGESYNVILCNTEGDLEKERKIFRNLMQRKIDGIIVQPASAEESHFVESIEAGIPVVSLEETDHELISFVKGHDFQSAYNLTGECIRQGHRRIAFLTFRFDCIGLAERVRGFRAAAEEAGIEKNCEVITAEDLSFEAVDKVFSGREYDFTLVLGSDDRIACRLLRVLAARKIRVPEQVSVVGWNDSRFLEYLTPPLASVSIPMAKIGQKAAEIILANLNDGPTVLKAYVQEEIILRESFAPVRPVRSGRENRLPER; encoded by the coding sequence ATGACCATATACGATATAGCCGAAGAGCTGAAAGTGTCGCCTGCGACGGTTTCGCTGGCGCTGAACGGGGACCGGAGGGTGGCGGAGAAGACGCGGCTGCGGATCACGGAATTCGCGGCGCGGCGCGGTTTCACCCGGAACGAACAGGCGCGGAATTTCCGGCTGCGGCGCACGAACAACGTGGCGATCGTCGTGCACAACATCGACAACGACTTCTGGTTCGGCGTCGTCCGGGCGGTCGAAAACGGGCTCGGGGAGTCGTACAACGTCATCCTCTGCAATACGGAGGGCGATCTTGAGAAGGAGCGCAAGATCTTCCGGAACCTGATGCAGCGCAAGATCGACGGCATCATCGTCCAGCCCGCTTCGGCCGAGGAGAGCCATTTCGTCGAGAGCATCGAGGCCGGGATTCCGGTGGTTTCGCTCGAGGAGACCGACCATGAACTGATTTCATTCGTGAAGGGGCACGACTTTCAGAGCGCCTACAACCTGACCGGCGAGTGCATCCGGCAGGGGCATCGGCGGATCGCGTTCCTGACCTTCCGATTCGACTGCATCGGGCTGGCGGAGCGGGTCAGGGGCTTTCGGGCCGCGGCCGAGGAGGCCGGGATCGAAAAGAATTGTGAAGTCATTACCGCCGAAGATCTTTCGTTTGAAGCGGTCGACAAGGTTTTTTCCGGGAGGGAATATGATTTCACTCTTGTTCTCGGCTCCGACGACCGGATCGCCTGCCGTCTGCTGCGGGTGCTGGCGGCCCGGAAAATCCGGGTGCCGGAGCAGGTGTCGGTGGTCGGCTGGAACGACAGCCGTTTTCTCGAATACCTGACGCCGCCGCTCGCGTCGGTTTCGATTCCGATGGCGAAAATCGGACAGAAGGCGGCCGAGATCATCCTGGCGAATCTGAATGACGGTCCGACCGTGCTGAAGGCGTATGTGCAGGAGGAGATCATCCTGCGCGAATCGTTTGCACCGGTCCGGCCGGTCCGCTCCGGCCGGGAGAACCGGCTCCCGGAGCGGTAA
- a CDS encoding YdbL family protein, producing MKYAKTILPAAAVTAAILAGCTPTIKTENEVTIKPIQITLDVNLKVDQELNQALSTDKPNVKADPNSSDVRERRRSRRDQIKAWKSAQLIGENNKGLLEARTADGSLSDSVKKVVDAENADRRLVFQAIAGKQNIPVESVAQRMGARMAERSAEGTWVQDGAGKWTVKAGK from the coding sequence ATGAAGTACGCGAAAACGATTCTCCCGGCTGCCGCCGTCACTGCGGCGATCCTGGCCGGCTGCACCCCGACCATCAAAACCGAAAATGAGGTGACCATCAAACCGATCCAGATCACGCTCGACGTGAATCTGAAAGTCGATCAGGAGCTGAATCAGGCGCTTTCGACCGACAAACCGAATGTGAAGGCCGACCCGAACAGCAGCGACGTGCGCGAACGCCGCCGTTCGCGCCGCGACCAGATCAAGGCGTGGAAGAGCGCGCAGCTGATCGGCGAAAACAACAAGGGGCTCCTCGAAGCGCGCACGGCCGACGGCAGCCTCAGCGACTCGGTCAAAAAGGTGGTTGACGCCGAGAACGCCGACCGCCGGCTCGTCTTCCAGGCCATCGCCGGCAAACAGAACATCCCGGTCGAGTCGGTCGCGCAGCGCATGGGAGCCCGCATGGCCGAACGTTCCGCCGAAGGGACCTGGGTCCAGGACGGCGCCGGAAAATGGACGGTCAAAGCCGGGAAATGA